One window of Mesotoga sp. Brook.08.105.5.1 genomic DNA carries:
- the nuoB gene encoding NADH-quinone oxidoreductase subunit NuoB — translation MSNEYKAWEKVANMLRSRSLWMLYYCTGCGAIELPPTMTSRFDMERLGIGPMATPRQADILLITGYLSTKTLRRVVYSYEQMQSPKYIVGFGSCTLNGGIYYDSYATINKLDLYVPVDLYLAGCMPRPEAIVSGFAALMSKIDRGEANGWKEYQEKNDWYKSNQIEALGEVYVHDEFHE, via the coding sequence ATGAGTAATGAATACAAGGCATGGGAAAAAGTGGCAAATATGCTCAGATCGCGCTCACTGTGGATGCTTTACTACTGTACCGGATGCGGGGCTATAGAGCTGCCTCCAACGATGACTTCGCGCTTCGATATGGAGCGTCTCGGGATTGGGCCTATGGCAACTCCTAGACAGGCCGACATTCTTCTGATTACAGGATACTTAAGTACGAAGACTCTCAGGAGAGTCGTTTACTCGTACGAACAGATGCAGTCGCCGAAGTATATTGTCGGCTTCGGCTCCTGCACACTGAATGGAGGAATATATTATGACTCATACGCAACGATCAATAAACTGGATCTCTATGTGCCTGTGGATCTTTATCTGGCCGGTTGTATGCCCCGCCCGGAGGCAATAGTAAGCGGTTTCGCCGCGCTGATGAGCAAGATTGACAGAGGAGAGGCCAACGGTTGGAAAGAGTATCAGGAGAAGAACGATTGGTACAAGAGTAATCAGATAGAGGCTCTCGGGGAGGTGTATGTACACGATGAATTCCATGAATGA
- a CDS encoding NADH-quinone oxidoreductase subunit C, protein MNSMNEVLKEVMTIAGEFSIKEVTAREFIIFVEASRLNAILEILKRKGFSHLSLITGVDRIEDGVFEVFYTLFRWETGETLLVKSSVSRDAPVITTVMHLWPTARFYERDVHEFFGIVFDGNPDLKPLILENWKEMPPMRKDFDPQKYSNDHFPDRHYGAEFLVEGGDESE, encoded by the coding sequence ATGAATTCCATGAATGAGGTACTCAAAGAAGTGATGACTATTGCCGGAGAGTTTTCGATTAAGGAAGTAACCGCCCGTGAGTTTATCATATTTGTTGAAGCTTCAAGGCTGAACGCGATTCTTGAGATCTTGAAGAGAAAGGGCTTTTCTCATCTCTCACTCATAACAGGCGTCGACAGGATAGAAGACGGAGTTTTCGAGGTTTTCTACACACTTTTTAGATGGGAGACGGGAGAGACTCTGTTGGTGAAAAGTTCGGTGAGTAGAGATGCGCCCGTCATCACAACCGTGATGCACCTTTGGCCTACGGCAAGGTTTTATGAAAGGGATGTTCACGAGTTCTTCGGTATAGTTTTCGATGGTAACCCCGACCTAAAACCACTCATACTCGAAAACTGGAAGGAAATGCCCCCGATGAGAAAGGACTTCGATCCGCAGAAATACTCGAACGATCACTTCCCGGACAGGCATTACGGTGCCGAGTTCCTGGTCGAAGGGGGCGATGAGAGTGAGTAA
- a CDS encoding NADH-quinone oxidoreductase subunit D, with translation MRVSKEVKLFLGPNHPGMHGNSSVHLYVEGDTVVRARLVPGFLHRGFEKLMERRGWMQNLALIPRICVPEPDINEMVYAMAAEALSGTEVPERAHWIRMIILELARIASHLMALGGVGGSTGLYTISHWTLADRDRILDIFEKITGARVYHMYIVPGGVRKDLPEGIESEILEFLDYIESRSDEFENLLLKNRIIRTRTEGLALLTREEALEIGVTGVGLRATGLPYDIRKIDPYAKYDSVVFDVPTATEGDAFARFTLKYYEMKQSIRILRQVLEKMPEGPVNAKISSGSALRWRVPEGTVYTHIESSRGEYGYFVVSDGGEKPYRINVRGASFPQGLYGVEKLLAGTRIEDVALWLTTMDFCPPEIDR, from the coding sequence ATGAGAGTGAGTAAGGAAGTGAAGCTATTCTTGGGACCTAACCACCCAGGGATGCATGGCAATTCAAGCGTTCACCTTTATGTGGAGGGTGACACTGTCGTCAGGGCGAGACTCGTTCCTGGCTTCCTTCACAGGGGTTTCGAGAAGCTAATGGAGAGAAGGGGCTGGATGCAAAATCTGGCCCTGATCCCCCGAATCTGCGTGCCCGAACCGGACATTAACGAAATGGTTTATGCGATGGCGGCCGAGGCGCTCAGCGGAACGGAGGTACCAGAAAGAGCTCACTGGATAAGGATGATAATTCTCGAGCTGGCGAGAATCGCTTCCCACCTTATGGCTTTGGGTGGAGTCGGAGGATCTACCGGTCTCTACACAATTTCACACTGGACTCTTGCTGACAGGGACAGGATTCTAGATATCTTCGAGAAGATTACCGGCGCAAGGGTCTATCACATGTATATCGTTCCTGGAGGCGTAAGAAAGGATCTGCCCGAAGGAATCGAGTCTGAGATTCTTGAATTCCTGGATTACATAGAAAGCAGGAGCGATGAATTTGAGAACCTGCTTCTGAAAAACAGGATAATCAGAACGAGGACAGAGGGGCTCGCGCTTCTAACAAGAGAAGAGGCGCTTGAAATAGGTGTAACCGGCGTGGGACTGAGAGCCACAGGTTTGCCGTATGACATAAGAAAGATCGATCCATATGCTAAATATGACAGCGTGGTTTTCGACGTTCCTACAGCAACTGAAGGGGATGCCTTTGCCAGATTTACCTTGAAGTACTATGAGATGAAGCAGAGTATCAGGATATTGAGGCAGGTACTTGAGAAAATGCCAGAGGGACCTGTAAACGCAAAGATCTCATCTGGCAGCGCGCTCAGATGGAGGGTGCCGGAGGGGACCGTCTATACTCACATAGAGTCATCCAGAGGCGAGTACGGATACTTCGTTGTCTCAGATGGAGGGGAGAAACCTTACAGGATAAACGTCAGAGGGGCTTCCTTTCCTCAGGGTTTGTATGGTGTGGAGAAATTGCTGGCAGGAACAAGAATAGAAGATGTTGCTCTCTGGCTAACCACAATGGATTTCTGCCCGCCAGAGATCGATAGATAG
- a CDS encoding hydrogenase subunit MbhD domain-containing protein has translation MSVFSFIIGVVMVGLAIFAIEAKKLLNSVIMLSAMSLLSVILFVIMEAPDVAITEASVGAGLTTAIFLLSLRKLKRADVE, from the coding sequence GTGAGTGTATTCTCGTTCATAATCGGAGTAGTGATGGTGGGACTGGCTATTTTCGCAATCGAAGCGAAGAAGCTGCTGAACTCCGTGATAATGCTCTCCGCAATGAGCCTTCTGTCTGTCATACTGTTTGTCATCATGGAGGCCCCAGATGTCGCAATAACGGAAGCTTCTGTTGGAGCCGGCCTCACCACGGCAATATTCCTCCTCTCCCTCAGGAAGCTGAAGCGAGCTGATGTAGAATGA
- a CDS encoding complex I subunit 1 family protein: MFMNIVITILSGIALLVVAFVYTVTLEGIARKIEARIQRRYGPPFWQNFIDIFKSLTKYSISHGFIFDFGILMALGGTIATVFFIPAGNLAVFPGIDNVFVVIYLLAIGLLGMAMSAVGSGNPNASIGIGRALAQMLGYELPFMIVILGVFFHHGTSSLSDLVSIQIAQGTYNAWLMPIGGVVAFVSLIGMLGKKPFDTFIAPAEIASGPLVEYSGKYLGMLMIQHALATFIEIGLFVNLFLGGGRTLWEFLLKFLIVYFSIVIISATIPRFRVEQAIKFYWKWPLIFSFVQVIIVVFVMGRR, from the coding sequence ATGTTTATGAATATCGTAATTACAATACTTTCGGGGATCGCTCTTCTAGTGGTTGCGTTTGTATATACCGTGACTCTTGAAGGAATTGCAAGAAAGATTGAGGCAAGAATTCAGAGGAGATACGGCCCGCCTTTCTGGCAGAACTTTATAGATATCTTCAAGTCGCTGACGAAGTACTCGATTTCCCACGGCTTCATCTTCGACTTTGGAATACTTATGGCACTGGGAGGGACGATTGCGACGGTCTTCTTCATTCCGGCCGGCAATCTCGCCGTCTTTCCGGGAATCGACAATGTCTTTGTGGTGATCTATCTTCTGGCTATAGGCCTCCTGGGAATGGCGATGTCTGCCGTGGGGTCGGGAAATCCAAATGCATCCATAGGAATTGGAAGGGCACTGGCCCAGATGCTCGGATATGAGCTCCCCTTCATGATAGTCATTCTCGGGGTCTTCTTCCACCATGGGACTTCATCTCTATCCGATCTGGTAAGCATTCAAATTGCGCAGGGAACTTACAACGCTTGGTTAATGCCAATTGGTGGAGTAGTTGCCTTCGTCTCTCTGATCGGGATGCTTGGAAAGAAGCCCTTTGACACCTTTATTGCCCCGGCAGAGATAGCTTCCGGTCCTCTAGTGGAGTACAGCGGTAAGTATCTCGGCATGCTAATGATTCAGCACGCATTGGCGACATTCATTGAGATCGGACTGTTTGTCAACCTCTTCCTCGGAGGCGGCAGGACTTTATGGGAATTCCTCTTGAAGTTCCTTATAGTGTACTTCTCAATAGTAATCATCTCCGCCACTATTCCAAGATTCAGGGTCGAGCAGGCGATCAAATTCTACTGGAAATGGCCGCTCATTTTCTCCTTCGTACAGGTAATTATAGTGGTCTTCGTCATGGGGAGGCGATGA
- a CDS encoding FAD-dependent oxidoreductase, translated as MSVYDGFKKTFWGPTVAWKRLFTKPVTIKVPQIYREAAERYRGFHVNDWDKCSGCGTCAKICPTEAIKMAPVDITVDIGKKAQRPAIDYGRCSFCGMCVDICTTGSLNMTREYIHISEDPDSFFFLPDETGIHHDTPPIGYSRDENSELLDLERVEMEELPGEERVQSFIEFVKGFSREQAIAEAARCVDCELCINACPAKMDIPRYIESIFKNDTKEGVEWMYRTNPLPSVCGRVCTHKCETVCSIGNRGEPVAIRWLKRYLMDQEETEDVIKYAKEQEIVKKGSGKVAIVGGGPAGLSAAYYLSLMGHSVTIYESKEHAGGVMRYGIPRYRLPDEALDADIKVIEALGVKIECCKTVGRDITIEYLREKFDAVFLGTGFMKGRSTGVKGADSEGVLMAMPLLESIRDYLRGDSSKKPEVPESLVVIGGGNVAMDVARSVARLQKMEGMPVDVKVTCLESSDEMPADLEEIVEGREEGIKYFPSRGPKEVILKDGKVSGLSTIACTEVFDGDGRFNPRFDESDESMIEGRMIVEAIGQAPDYDYLPESIREKVQFIRGRILVNEKGQTDLPWLFAGGDIVNGPDIIHGVADGHKAAVGIDEYLIREVKL; from the coding sequence GTGAGCGTATATGATGGTTTCAAAAAGACTTTCTGGGGTCCTACTGTAGCCTGGAAGAGACTGTTCACAAAGCCGGTCACTATAAAAGTTCCACAGATTTATCGCGAGGCAGCCGAAAGATACAGGGGGTTCCACGTCAACGACTGGGACAAGTGCTCGGGATGTGGCACTTGCGCAAAGATATGCCCCACCGAAGCCATCAAGATGGCGCCAGTAGATATTACGGTAGATATCGGAAAGAAGGCACAGAGACCGGCTATAGACTATGGAAGATGCTCCTTCTGCGGAATGTGTGTCGACATATGCACTACGGGTTCACTTAACATGACCAGGGAGTATATTCATATATCCGAAGACCCCGATAGTTTCTTCTTCCTACCAGACGAAACTGGCATCCATCATGATACTCCACCTATAGGCTATTCACGGGATGAAAACTCGGAGCTGCTCGATCTGGAAAGGGTAGAAATGGAAGAGCTCCCGGGTGAGGAGAGAGTTCAGTCCTTTATAGAATTTGTCAAGGGATTTTCGAGAGAGCAGGCCATTGCGGAGGCGGCAAGATGTGTGGACTGCGAACTCTGCATAAATGCCTGCCCGGCAAAAATGGATATTCCAAGATACATAGAGAGTATCTTCAAGAACGATACAAAGGAGGGCGTCGAATGGATGTACAGGACCAATCCTTTGCCATCGGTTTGTGGGCGCGTCTGTACCCACAAATGTGAGACCGTCTGTTCAATAGGGAACAGAGGAGAGCCCGTTGCCATTAGATGGCTGAAAAGATATCTCATGGATCAGGAAGAGACTGAAGACGTTATTAAATATGCGAAAGAACAAGAAATAGTCAAGAAAGGAAGCGGCAAAGTTGCGATAGTAGGGGGTGGTCCGGCCGGTCTGTCAGCCGCGTACTACCTTTCGCTAATGGGTCACTCTGTCACAATCTATGAAAGCAAAGAGCATGCGGGCGGTGTCATGAGATATGGCATCCCACGCTATCGTCTCCCGGATGAAGCACTGGATGCAGACATAAAAGTAATAGAAGCCTTGGGTGTGAAGATCGAATGCTGCAAGACTGTTGGCAGGGATATCACAATTGAATACCTTCGTGAAAAGTTCGATGCGGTTTTTCTCGGAACGGGTTTCATGAAGGGAAGAAGTACCGGAGTCAAAGGTGCTGACAGCGAAGGGGTCTTGATGGCCATGCCTCTTCTCGAGTCTATTCGTGATTATCTCAGAGGGGATTCAAGCAAGAAACCTGAAGTGCCTGAGAGCCTCGTCGTGATAGGAGGAGGTAACGTTGCAATGGACGTGGCCCGTAGCGTTGCCCGTCTCCAGAAGATGGAAGGAATGCCGGTAGATGTCAAAGTAACATGTCTCGAATCCTCAGATGAGATGCCAGCCGACCTTGAAGAGATAGTGGAAGGAAGGGAAGAGGGAATAAAGTACTTTCCCAGTCGGGGACCGAAGGAAGTCATTCTCAAAGACGGCAAAGTCTCCGGATTATCTACCATTGCCTGTACAGAAGTTTTTGATGGAGACGGGAGATTCAACCCAAGATTCGATGAAAGCGACGAAAGTATGATCGAAGGAAGAATGATTGTCGAGGCAATTGGACAGGCGCCGGACTATGATTATCTTCCAGAATCGATTAGGGAGAAGGTACAGTTCATACGGGGAAGAATACTCGTGAACGAGAAAGGTCAGACAGATCTTCCATGGCTCTTTGCGGGAGGAGATATTGTGAATGGTCCGGATATCATCCATGGCGTTGCCGACGGTCACAAGGCGGCGGTGGGTATCGATGAGTACCTAATTAGAGAGGTGAAGTTATGA
- a CDS encoding ferritin family protein has product MSDLKSILEIALSFEKSGQEFYRNNMQKVNQSVAKKTFGYLMDMEASHVKFIEGMIEALEDNKKVDSALQEEAEEIFVERLKSQALSNNSYSSDLADLSILRMAYLIERDFVDYYENASKKVEDMSAKKLMVRLMNWEKGHVSLVRNLMERIYEKNAIDLGFYPF; this is encoded by the coding sequence ATGAGCGACCTCAAGAGCATTTTGGAGATAGCACTCAGTTTCGAAAAATCCGGTCAGGAGTTCTACAGAAACAATATGCAGAAGGTCAATCAATCCGTTGCCAAAAAGACCTTCGGATATCTTATGGATATGGAAGCCTCTCATGTGAAGTTCATCGAGGGTATGATTGAAGCTCTTGAAGACAACAAGAAGGTTGATTCTGCCCTTCAGGAAGAAGCGGAGGAGATATTCGTAGAGAGACTGAAATCGCAGGCGCTTTCAAACAACTCTTACAGCAGCGATCTTGCCGATCTTTCGATTCTAAGAATGGCCTACCTCATTGAAAGGGATTTTGTTGACTACTATGAAAATGCCTCCAAAAAGGTGGAAGACATGAGTGCAAAGAAACTCATGGTAAGGCTAATGAACTGGGAAAAAGGACATGTTTCTCTTGTCAGAAACCTTATGGAGAGGATATACGAGAAAAACGCAATTGATCTTGGCTTCTATCCCTTTTAA
- a CDS encoding Na(+)/H(+) antiporter subunit B produces the protein MKRILSVIIALLFFFMIVTVLNSDSSDSMGIPRYGEVKLSERVSAKYIEKSVNENQDEIRFGVTADAETGSANMVTSIVVNYRSFDTLGEVTVLFISATGVGLLLGGGRKRIGSVISVSPVVKTASRVIAPMLMVLGIYIFVHGHLTPGGGFPGGAIMAAGFLLLVAVDDEKRAYKGLKILEGTMGLLYVFIGIAGLLISGSFLENFLPTGVVGELFSAGIIPVVYSVIGLKVGAELSGIVDDFISEGGDEI, from the coding sequence ATGAAGCGGATACTCTCTGTAATTATTGCCCTTCTGTTCTTCTTCATGATCGTAACAGTTCTGAATTCCGACTCTTCCGATTCTATGGGGATTCCAAGATATGGCGAAGTGAAGCTCTCCGAAAGAGTCTCTGCGAAATACATCGAGAAATCGGTGAATGAGAATCAGGATGAGATTCGTTTCGGAGTAACTGCCGACGCCGAGACTGGTTCGGCAAACATGGTTACTTCGATTGTCGTCAACTACAGATCATTCGACACCCTCGGAGAGGTGACGGTACTCTTCATTTCGGCAACCGGAGTTGGACTGCTTCTTGGAGGGGGAAGAAAGAGGATAGGTTCTGTAATATCCGTAAGTCCCGTCGTCAAGACTGCCTCGCGCGTGATCGCCCCAATGCTTATGGTTCTGGGGATATACATATTTGTTCACGGCCATCTCACGCCAGGCGGAGGATTTCCCGGAGGAGCGATAATGGCAGCCGGTTTCTTGCTTCTCGTTGCGGTTGACGATGAAAAGAGAGCTTATAAGGGACTTAAGATACTGGAGGGTACAATGGGACTGCTCTATGTTTTCATAGGGATAGCCGGTCTGCTGATCTCAGGTTCCTTCCTGGAAAATTTCCTTCCCACGGGCGTTGTGGGAGAGCTTTTCAGTGCGGGGATAATTCCCGTTGTTTACTCGGTAATCGGTCTCAAGGTCGGAGCAGAGCTTTCCGGAATTGTGGATGACTTCATTTCGGAAGGGGGCGATGAGATATGA
- a CDS encoding proton-conducting transporter membrane subunit, with protein MNILFVLAASLFAAPLFFLVSKLKKSVAYIAYATFQVLIFLYVFFWGGTGASYEVVGITSKLNFNFSMNPVNWFFASIVMLIISTTAVFMLPLKKSPVKIFLLSLVTAGVLGAVFSADFLTLMIFWEISTWSSLLLIIQDKEKSTGEAIKYAAIAAIGSYSMLFAIFYMDSRLGTVEFSSVALKIESQPIGVQLTIFIALAIMVLAKMGSFPLHTWLRGSHSSAPDEFSPILSGGLTKLGGFLLFIMSIVFPSFKVFGNLPLLNGIPIVNYGFALLGGISIVVGTVMAIRMEDAKELIAFSTVSNSGYIVLALSIGGTYATAGGMMHILNHAMASAAVFMAIAAVAYRTKTTRMHEMGGLIVKMPFTFAVYLVAIISVAGIPPTSGFVSKWLIYQQLVQDGLPFLAFAAFFGSIGSFMYVFKPLAGIFLGQLKPEHEKVREAPLIMLAPMAFLTLLTIFWGVFPSNAIRSINRITESIGGGTVDVTFSRIVALTGQWDSVLVTTVFVIGLAISLLIFMRAKKARHVDLLDNYTGGDFLYTAELYHFSYRMYRPFDRLFEKWPSMENWLSSTSEKIKELGALFRAVFFNRNPQVYIALTVIVLFGAFWWLR; from the coding sequence ATGAATATACTCTTTGTGTTAGCGGCATCTCTCTTTGCCGCTCCGTTGTTCTTCCTCGTCTCAAAATTGAAGAAGAGTGTCGCCTATATAGCTTACGCCACATTCCAGGTACTCATTTTTCTCTACGTGTTTTTCTGGGGAGGAACCGGAGCATCATATGAAGTAGTTGGTATCACGAGTAAGCTTAACTTCAATTTTTCTATGAACCCCGTTAACTGGTTTTTCGCTTCGATAGTGATGCTAATAATATCCACGACCGCGGTCTTTATGTTACCCCTGAAGAAGAGCCCAGTCAAGATCTTTCTCTTGAGTCTTGTTACAGCAGGAGTATTGGGAGCAGTTTTTTCGGCTGATTTCCTGACTCTAATGATCTTCTGGGAGATCTCGACCTGGTCTTCTCTTTTGCTCATTATCCAGGATAAGGAAAAGTCGACCGGAGAGGCGATAAAGTATGCCGCTATCGCGGCAATTGGCAGTTATTCAATGTTGTTTGCGATCTTCTATATGGACAGCAGGCTGGGCACTGTCGAGTTTTCCAGTGTGGCTTTGAAGATCGAGAGCCAGCCGATTGGAGTTCAGCTCACGATTTTCATAGCCTTGGCAATAATGGTTCTTGCGAAGATGGGAAGCTTCCCACTCCATACCTGGCTTAGAGGGTCACATTCTTCCGCACCGGACGAATTTAGCCCCATCCTGTCCGGAGGACTCACAAAACTCGGCGGTTTTCTGCTCTTCATTATGTCGATAGTGTTTCCCTCCTTCAAGGTTTTCGGTAATCTTCCTCTACTCAATGGCATTCCGATCGTAAATTACGGATTTGCCTTACTTGGAGGTATTTCAATAGTCGTGGGAACGGTTATGGCTATTCGGATGGAAGACGCTAAAGAACTCATTGCGTTTTCGACTGTAAGCAATTCAGGCTATATAGTGTTGGCCCTTTCAATTGGCGGAACATATGCAACTGCAGGAGGAATGATGCACATTTTAAACCATGCCATGGCATCTGCTGCCGTGTTCATGGCGATAGCTGCCGTAGCCTACAGGACCAAGACCACCAGGATGCACGAAATGGGAGGACTAATAGTGAAGATGCCCTTCACCTTTGCCGTTTATCTCGTTGCGATCATTTCGGTGGCAGGAATCCCTCCTACAAGCGGATTTGTCTCCAAGTGGTTGATCTATCAGCAGCTTGTGCAGGATGGGTTGCCATTTTTGGCCTTTGCCGCTTTCTTTGGAAGCATAGGGTCCTTCATGTATGTCTTCAAACCGCTGGCAGGGATTTTCCTGGGACAACTGAAGCCCGAGCATGAGAAAGTTAGGGAGGCTCCGTTGATTATGCTTGCTCCAATGGCCTTTCTGACACTTCTTACTATTTTCTGGGGAGTCTTCCCCAGCAACGCAATTAGATCTATAAACAGGATTACGGAATCGATCGGCGGAGGAACTGTCGATGTGACTTTCTCGAGAATCGTCGCGCTAACTGGGCAATGGGATTCCGTTTTGGTCACAACTGTCTTCGTGATAGGTTTGGCAATATCATTGTTGATCTTCATGCGCGCAAAGAAGGCCAGGCATGTAGATCTGCTAGACAATTACACTGGCGGGGACTTTCTGTACACCGCAGAGCTCTATCACTTTTCTTACAGAATGTACAGGCCGTTCGACAGGTTATTTGAAAAGTGGCCTTCGATGGAAAACTGGCTTTCATCGACTTCCGAAAAGATCAAGGAGCTTGGAGCCCTGTTCAGGGCGGTCTTCTTCAACCGGAATCCTCAGGTGTACATTGCTTTGACTGTTATCGTGCTTTTTGGCGCCTTCTGGTGGTTGAGGTGA
- a CDS encoding proton-conducting transporter membrane subunit yields MNPVWLIAIPLALAFVSAFWRTVSGWALIIAAFFNAFAGVFGVIFLTATSFSIGGWKAPYGISLLVNDATKLLLPIANILFLFAVLSYLRKGEETTKYSVVFLVALASLNGILLTNDLFNLFVFLEIAGISAYLLASTGEGSDSKVASFKYLMIGSVGSLLYLLGVAILYGAAGTLNISELAARVSSGQISGDVTLVSSLLIVAGLGVESKLLPFNGWVPDVLTKSSREATLVLASVYPLAMVYAFSKVILAVGDDRVLHLVVLLGIATVLVGEVIAFGQKSLRRTLAYSSIAQSGLAIFLVGIGSVEAVTGSIMLLINNALSKFMLFSIDDQVIDEAGRDDRDTLYGYGRKSPIVGVTFVVSALSIAGMPLFFGFRGKLNAISASFEASLAVPVLILIAAAIEVTYYFRWIFTFFKPVGTVQAPEKRILPSVEFLAFGLVLSTVIVFLGVSSGEAFTMFERAADSLVNGVLAIGKAILGGM; encoded by the coding sequence ATGAATCCCGTATGGTTGATAGCGATACCCCTCGCACTAGCCTTTGTTAGCGCCTTCTGGAGAACTGTTTCCGGTTGGGCTCTGATTATAGCCGCCTTCTTCAACGCCTTCGCTGGAGTCTTCGGGGTTATCTTCCTCACCGCTACAAGTTTCTCTATTGGCGGCTGGAAAGCTCCATATGGTATCAGTTTACTCGTTAACGACGCAACTAAGCTCTTGCTTCCCATCGCAAATATACTATTTCTCTTTGCAGTGTTGAGTTATCTACGAAAAGGGGAAGAGACTACGAAGTACTCGGTGGTCTTCTTGGTGGCTCTTGCCTCACTGAACGGGATCTTGTTAACCAACGATCTCTTCAACCTCTTCGTCTTCCTCGAGATCGCCGGAATCTCCGCCTACCTTCTGGCATCTACTGGAGAAGGCAGCGATTCAAAGGTTGCATCGTTCAAGTATCTGATGATAGGATCGGTAGGATCGCTGTTGTATCTTCTTGGGGTCGCGATTCTTTACGGGGCGGCCGGCACACTCAACATTTCTGAACTCGCCGCAAGGGTATCTTCCGGGCAAATCAGCGGGGATGTCACATTAGTCTCTTCGCTGCTAATTGTCGCGGGTCTTGGTGTTGAGTCGAAATTGCTTCCCTTTAACGGCTGGGTTCCCGACGTTCTGACTAAATCATCTCGTGAAGCAACATTAGTTCTTGCTTCGGTCTATCCTCTTGCAATGGTGTATGCCTTTTCAAAGGTTATTCTCGCCGTTGGAGACGATCGCGTTCTGCACCTTGTCGTCCTTCTTGGGATAGCCACGGTCCTTGTAGGGGAAGTTATTGCTTTCGGCCAGAAGTCTTTGAGAAGGACACTTGCCTACTCCAGTATCGCTCAGTCCGGTCTTGCGATCTTTCTTGTCGGTATCGGGAGCGTTGAGGCAGTTACGGGATCGATTATGCTTCTTATAAACAACGCCCTCTCGAAGTTTATGCTCTTCTCCATTGACGACCAGGTTATCGATGAAGCGGGCAGAGACGATAGAGACACTCTTTACGGATACGGTCGAAAGTCGCCGATAGTTGGAGTAACATTCGTTGTCTCTGCGCTTTCTATCGCAGGTATGCCACTCTTTTTCGGCTTCAGGGGAAAGCTGAACGCGATCTCGGCCAGTTTCGAGGCCTCTCTTGCTGTTCCGGTTTTAATTCTCATTGCAGCTGCCATTGAAGTCACATATTACTTCAGGTGGATCTTCACCTTCTTCAAGCCGGTCGGAACAGTTCAGGCGCCTGAGAAGAGGATTTTGCCCTCGGTGGAGTTTCTTGCCTTCGGGCTTGTGCTAAGTACTGTAATAGTCTTCCTCGGGGTAAGCTCCGGGGAGGCTTTCACAATGTTTGAGAGAGCCGCGGATTCTCTGGTAAATGGCGTTCTGGCAATCGGGAAGGCCATTCTGGGAGGGATGTAG
- a CDS encoding cation:proton antiporter subunit C, protein MIQYFSMMLVAAGLYGLLSQKNLVKLIISLNIAEIGVNLFIVSIGYVEGGAAPILSSVSNNSSLLFVDPLPQALVLTSIVIGVGVTALALSLIVSVNKSRGTIDISELSSGGGDRE, encoded by the coding sequence ATGATTCAGTACTTCTCTATGATGCTTGTCGCCGCTGGTTTATACGGCCTTCTTTCGCAGAAGAATCTCGTGAAGTTGATTATCTCCTTAAATATCGCGGAGATCGGAGTCAACCTCTTCATTGTTTCTATTGGTTACGTAGAAGGGGGAGCAGCTCCTATTTTGTCTTCGGTCAGCAACAACTCATCGCTTCTTTTCGTCGATCCTCTTCCCCAGGCTCTGGTTCTTACTTCAATAGTCATTGGGGTGGGCGTTACGGCCCTAGCCCTTTCTCTTATTGTTTCTGTAAACAAATCAAGGGGTACGATAGATATTTCGGAGCTCTCGAGTGGCGGAGGTGATCGCGAATGA